The Vicinamibacteria bacterium genome segment CGTCACCGAGGTGGCCTCGAGCTCGCGCGCCAGCCTGCGATAGGCCCTGGGCTTCGCGCCCATCCGTGAGTAAAGGCCGGGTGCCAGGTGGTGCCTCACCAAAGCCCCAACCTGCATCACGAGCTCGTTCGGCGCCCTCAGCCGCTCGAGAAAGGCTTCGGCGATTGCGACGCCCGCCTCTTCGTGACCGCGGGAGCGGATGCGACCCTCGACCGATTCGGTCGTAGCTGGCTTTCCAAAATCGTGACACAGGGCCCCGTACATGAGCGGCCGATCCTCGGCATCGCCACGACGGAGCCGCGTGGCCTCGTCGATCACCATCATCGTATGCACGAAGACGTCGCCTTCGGGATGCCAGTCCGCTTCTTGAGGCACGCCCGAAAGCGCCTCGATCTCGGGGAAAAATCGCAGGAGGCCGACCTTCTCGAGGAAACGGAAGGCGACCGATGGTCGGTGCGACTTCAAGAGGATCTTGTCGAGCTCGACGAGGATGCGCTCGGGGGGAAGCTCGGAGAGATCGAGCTCCGAGCAGAGGCGCTCGAGCTCGGGATCGGGCTTCATGTCGAACCGCGCGGCGAAGCCGGCGACGCGCAAGCCCCGCAACGGATCTTCGGCGAAGTGCCGCGGGTCGGTTGCGCGCAAGACCTTCGTTTCGAGATCCTTCCGGCCGTGAAACGGATCGAGAAAGGTATCCTTTTCGGGGTCGTATCCGATGCTGTTGATCGTGAGATCTCGGCGGCGGGCTGCTTCTTCGAACTCGATATCGGGGGCGATTCCCACCGAGAACCCTCTGTGTCCCGGGCCGGTCTTGCTGTCGTGCCTGGGGACGGAGAAATCCGCCTCGATCCCTTTGACTCTCAGAACGGCAAACGCCCGGCCGACGCGATTGACCTCACCGAAGCGAGCCAGGATCCGCTCCAGGGTTTCCAGAGAGACGTGGAACACCTCGACGTCCGCATCTTTCGATCCGATCCCGAGAAGGTGGTCGCGCACGTAGCCGCCGACCAGGATCGCCTTACCGCGTTCCTTGGCGACCGCCTTCACGATACCCTGGACGGGCTCGGGGACGGGTATCTTCGGGTTCTTCACGACTCCAACCATGCGACTTCATCGCCGATCGCGATCGTCCCGTCGTCGAGCACTTCGCCGAAGCAGCCACCGCGCCAATCGGCCTGGAGCGCGCTCCGCAAGCCCGGGCGCGCTCCGTCCATCTGCTCGCACGGCCGCGTCTCGCCGTAGACCCGCAGCCGCACGGCTCCGATCCGGAGCACGCGTCCTCGGCTCTCTCGGAGATCGACTCCACTGACGAGAAGGTTGGCACGCCTCTCTCTCGGGGAGACCTCGTTGTCGGCGCCGATCTCGGAGAGGGCGGACTGCCAGCCCTCGAGCCCTAGGATCGTGACCTGACGTTTTCCTCCCTGGTTCGCGTTCTCCGCGATCCCTCGGCCCTTCAGGAGCCTGACTTCGTTCCTCTCGTCCATGGGCCCTCGCTTGGACCGCTTGATCCAGATCCTCTCGAGCTTGCCCGCGTGCGGCGTCATGACGGGTACTATTCTAGACGAGGGGCTTTTTGCGCTTGAAGCTGGATTCCAGTTCTTGTCGGGAGCGCTTCCGGTGCGTTAGCGCAGCATGGACTGGCAGACCGCCAATCCCCCGAACAGGGCGGTGAGAACCACAAGCCAAATCAGCAGCAACGCCCTGTCCACTTTCGCGACGATTCTCTCCGTTTCTGGATGCGTACGACTGCGACTGTCTCTAGCGGACTCCACGGGCAGCTCTATGGAGCTTCCCGCACACGGGCCCAGTCGATGTTCTCTTCCGCAGATTGCGCAGAATGGCATTGATATCCGACCCGGCTGATCTCCTTGAAGGGCCCGTCCCGAGGACCGAACCTCTATGATGAGTCGGGCGGGGGACGAGCTACTTTCGCCCACGGAGGAGAATACAGTAAGCTCCTCGAAACACGAAGGAGGTTAGCAGATGACGTGCACCCTCGCGGTCGCCTCGATCGCCATCGCATCCGCATCGATCGCCCAGCAAGATTTCTCGAAGGTCGAGATCAAGACCGAACGCGTGGCCCCGGGCGTCCACATGCTCATCGGCTCCGGGGGCAACATCGGCGTGTCGTCCGGGGAGGACGGCGTTCTCATCATCGACGACCAGTACGCACCTCTCACCGAGAAGATCCGTGCCGCCGTCACCGCCATTTCGAGCGCGCCGATTCGCTTCGTCGTCAATACGCACTGGCACGGCGACCACACGGGCGGAAACGAGAACATGGGAAAGGCGGGGGCGGTCATCGTCGCGCACGAGAACGTGAGACGCCGCATGTCGACGGAGCAGTTCAACGCGTTCTTCGACCGGACGACGCCCCCGTCGCCCCAGGAAGCGCTCCCGGTCCTCACTTTCACCGAGGACGTCTCGTTTCACGTGAACGGCGACGAGCTCCACGTGTTTCACGTCGATCCGGCACATACCGATGGGGATTCCATCATCCACTGGAAGAATGCGAACGTGTTCCACATGGGCGATCTCTTCTTTTCGGGCGCGTACCCCTTCATCGATCTCTCGTCGGGCGGTGACGTCGACGGCGTGATCGCCGCCGCGGAGAGCGTCCTCAAGCTGGCAAACGACGAATCCAAAATCATCCCCGGCCACGGTCCTCTCTCGACAAAGAAGGAGCTCCAGACGTATCGCGACGTTCTCGTGGAGATCCGATCACGCATCCAGAGTCACGTGAGCGCGGGGAAGTCGCTCGAGGAAGTCAAGGCCGCCAAGCCGACGGCGGACTGGGATGCCGCCATGGGAACCGGCTTCATCAAAGGGGAACAGCTCACCGAGTTCGTGTACCGGAGCATTCAATCAGAGCGCTGATGCGCTCGGCGGAGATCCGCCCGCTGGCAACGTCTCAGTTCTCGAGCGGCACCGCCTTGTAGCCGACAGGCACCTCGAACGTCGATGCCGGAATGGCGCCTTTCTCGACGGACGTCGCGATGGTTGTGGTTACAGTGTTCTCGCCCATGAATGCGAAGGTCGAGACCTGCTTGAGGATCATTCCTCGAATCTTCTTGATCTCCTCGAAGACCTTGCCCATGTCACCCATCGGACCGGGCGCGTTGTCTCCCCGGGGACTGAAGGCCTCGTAATAGGCAGCCGGAATCTCCAGATCGGGAGCAGCCGAGATCTCCATCTGGATCGAGGAGGTTTCAATGAGGTACTTCTCGGTAGCATAGCCGGCGATCGTCTCTCCGGAACCGAGACGGGTGAGCTTCGCGGGGCCGGATTCAAGACCCATCCGTCGCATCGCTTCCTGGTGCCGTTGGCCATCCGCCGCGTCATCTCCCGCAAGCTGGCTGGTCATCTCCCGCAATTGATCGAAGGTAATCTCAGAATAGGTCCTCCCCTCGTGATCGAGATAGATGAACCGACCGGTGTCGAGTCGGACGATCACGTCGTCCCCCTCCGAGGATGTCACC includes the following:
- a CDS encoding HDIG domain-containing protein, with translation MKNPKIPVPEPVQGIVKAVAKERGKAILVGGYVRDHLLGIGSKDADVEVFHVSLETLERILARFGEVNRVGRAFAVLRVKGIEADFSVPRHDSKTGPGHRGFSVGIAPDIEFEEAARRRDLTINSIGYDPEKDTFLDPFHGRKDLETKVLRATDPRHFAEDPLRGLRVAGFAARFDMKPDPELERLCSELDLSELPPERILVELDKILLKSHRPSVAFRFLEKVGLLRFFPEIEALSGVPQEADWHPEGDVFVHTMMVIDEATRLRRGDAEDRPLMYGALCHDFGKPATTESVEGRIRSRGHEEAGVAIAEAFLERLRAPNELVMQVGALVRHHLAPGLYSRMGAKPRAYRRLARELEATSVTMELLLRVAIADSLGRTTSEALERRFEEGDQFRKQMEALDLEEEGPRDVVQGRHLIARGFAPGKHFREILSRCRDVQDQTGWKDPDRILDEVMKYSSSNHPIRG
- a CDS encoding MOSC domain-containing protein, producing MTPHAGKLERIWIKRSKRGPMDERNEVRLLKGRGIAENANQGGKRQVTILGLEGWQSALSEIGADNEVSPRERRANLLVSGVDLRESRGRVLRIGAVRLRVYGETRPCEQMDGARPGLRSALQADWRGGCFGEVLDDGTIAIGDEVAWLES
- a CDS encoding MBL fold metallo-hydrolase — encoded protein: MTCTLAVASIAIASASIAQQDFSKVEIKTERVAPGVHMLIGSGGNIGVSSGEDGVLIIDDQYAPLTEKIRAAVTAISSAPIRFVVNTHWHGDHTGGNENMGKAGAVIVAHENVRRRMSTEQFNAFFDRTTPPSPQEALPVLTFTEDVSFHVNGDELHVFHVDPAHTDGDSIIHWKNANVFHMGDLFFSGAYPFIDLSSGGDVDGVIAAAESVLKLANDESKIIPGHGPLSTKKELQTYRDVLVEIRSRIQSHVSAGKSLEEVKAAKPTADWDAAMGTGFIKGEQLTEFVYRSIQSER
- a CDS encoding DUF4412 domain-containing protein, whose translation is MIVRLDTGRFIYLDHEGRTYSEITFDQLREMTSQLAGDDAADGQRHQEAMRRMGLESGPAKLTRLGSGETIAGYATEKYLIETSSIQMEISAAPDLEIPAAYYEAFSPRGDNAPGPMGDMGKVFEEIKKIRGMILKQVSTFAFMGENTVTTTIATSVEKGAIPASTFEVPVGYKAVPLEN